In Bacillus kexueae, the following proteins share a genomic window:
- a CDS encoding cytochrome C assembly family protein → MIDTSLLRINELMVLLYALSVLLYFIDFLHSNRKANVAAFWLLSIVWILQTVFLFNQMIVYDRFPVLNVFEGLYFYTWVLITLSLVLHRFIKVEFILFFTNIIGFIMISLHTFAPSNAISAEVSSQLVSELLLIHITMAILSYGAFSLSFVFSILYIIQYNLLKKKKWGKRLLRIQDLAKLDHMAYVLNVIGVPILLLGLILGVIWAYIKIQHFHWYDTKVLGSFMVIVIYSFYLYSRIVKKWQGKTVALLNIASFLILLINFFLFGSLSRFHFWYS, encoded by the coding sequence ATGATTGATACAAGTCTTCTTCGTATAAACGAATTGATGGTATTGTTGTACGCATTGAGTGTGCTATTGTACTTTATAGACTTTTTACACAGTAACCGGAAGGCCAATGTCGCTGCCTTCTGGTTACTTTCTATTGTATGGATATTACAAACCGTTTTTTTATTTAATCAAATGATTGTATATGATCGATTCCCCGTGTTAAACGTGTTTGAAGGACTTTACTTTTATACGTGGGTGTTGATTACGTTATCACTCGTTTTACATCGATTCATAAAAGTTGAATTTATTCTGTTCTTTACCAATATCATTGGGTTTATTATGATTTCCCTGCATACGTTTGCCCCATCCAATGCCATATCAGCCGAAGTGTCAAGCCAACTTGTTTCGGAATTGTTGCTTATACATATCACGATGGCAATCTTAAGTTATGGAGCGTTTTCTTTATCGTTTGTTTTTTCTATTTTGTATATCATTCAATACAATTTATTAAAAAAGAAAAAATGGGGAAAACGTCTATTACGTATTCAAGATTTAGCAAAGCTTGATCACATGGCTTATGTATTAAATGTTATTGGGGTGCCCATTTTGTTGTTAGGATTAATTTTAGGGGTTATTTGGGCTTATATAAAAATTCAGCATTTCCATTGGTACGATACGAAAGTCCTCGGATCGTTCATGGTAATCGTCATTTATAGTTTTTACTTATATAGTCGAATCGTGAAAAAGTGGCAAGGGAAAACAGTCGCTTTATTAAATATCGCTTCTTTTCTTATTTTATTAATTAATTTCTTTTTATTTGGCAGTTTATCACGCTTTCATTTTTGGTATTCGTAG